The Streptomyces sp. R28 region GCGCACGAGGTGTGGCGACATGACAAACCTTCGCCAATTCGCCTCCGCGGACGGTGAATTGGCACGTCAACCCTCGTCCGGGCGATCACCCCTCTGATACGTTCGGCTCACGAGGGATGAGCGAATGAGGAGGCATGTGAAGCTCGCTGCCGAGTTGCTCAACCAGTCGAAAAACACCCCTAAACCGCTGGTCGTCGTGCTCGGTGCGTCCGGGTTCGTGGGTTCCGCCGTCGTCGAACGACTGGCCGCCCTGCCGGTGACGGTTCGCGCGGTGGCCAGGGGCGTCAGTCCCGCCCCCGCCGAGGCCGTCGCGGACATCGAGGGATGTCAGGTGGACCTCGCCCGGCCCGGCGTGCTCGCCGGCGTCGTCGAGGGAGCCGATGCCGTCATCCACCTCGCCGCGCAGGTGGACGGCGACCGGTCCTGGCGCGCGGCCGACGAACGGTCCGAGCGGGTGAACGTCGGCCTGATGAGCGACCTCGTCGAGGCGTTCGAGGCCCGTAACACCCCCGCGCCCGCCGTGGTCTTCGCCAGCACGGCTCAGGCCGGCTCGTCCGGGGGCCACCCCCGCGCCGCCTACGCACGGCAGAAGATCGCCGCCGAGGAACTGCTGCGCGAGGGCAGCGCACGGGGCACGGTGCGGGGTGTCGTGCTGCGGCTGTCGACCGTCTACGGCCGCTCCCCGCTCTCCGGTTCACCCGGGCGAGGCGTGCTCGCGGCGATGACCCGGCGTGCCCTCGCCGGTGATCCGCTCACCATGTGGCACGACGGGTCCGTCGAACGTGACTTCCTCCATGTGCGGGACGCGGCCCACGCCTTCGTCACGGCGCTGGACCACCTGCCGCGACTCCAGGGCGGCGACTGGTCCGTGGGCAGCGGCCACCGGGCCCGCCTCGACGAGGTGTTCCGCTCCCTCGCGGCCACCGTCGCCGAACGGACGGGACGGCCGCCCGTCCCGGTCCTCTCCGTGGAGCCGCCCGACTTCGCCGAAGCGGGCGACTTCCACACTCCGCAATGCGACCCCGCGGCCTTCAGCGCGGTGACGGGATGGTCCCCCGCCGTGCCCCTGCCCGAGGGACTGGAAGAGCTGGTGGCCGCCGTGGTGGCCGCGGAAGCGAGCACATCGCGCGACCGGTGACGGGGGCACCGGCTCTGCGAGCCCTGATGGCCGAGTTGAAGGGAAGTGGCCGAGCGTGAGCGAGGATCGGAAGCGGACACCGTACACACGGCTCGGACGCAGCGCGACTCTGGTGAGCCGGCTCTGGCTGGGCACGGTGAACTTCAGCGGACGGGTCGAGGACGCCGACGCCTCGCGGCTGCTGAGCGAAGCGCTCGGCCGCGGCATCAACTGCATCGACATGGCCGACATCTACGGCTGGCGCGTCCACAAGGGCCACACCGAGGAACTCGTGGGCCGCTGGCTGTCGAAGAGCGGTGTCCGACGCGAGGACGTCCTTCTCGCGACCAAGGTCGGCGAGGACATGAGCGACGGCGTCAATGACGGAGGCCTGTCGGCCCGGCACATCGTCGCGGCCTGCGAGCAGTCGCTGCGCCGCCTCGACGTGGACCACATCGACCTTTACCAGATGCACAGGCTGGACCGGGCCGCGCCCTGGGACGAGATCTGGCAGGCCATGGATCGCCTCGTGACCAGCGGAAAGGTCTGCTATGTCGGATCGTCCAACTTCGCGGGCTGGAACATCGCCGCCGCCCAGGAGACCGCCATGCGCCGCCACTCCATGGGGCTGGTGTCCGAGCAGAGCATCTACAACCTGGCGGTCCGCCGGGCCGATGCGGAGCTGATACCCGCCGCCCAGGCCTACGGAGTGGGGGTGTTCGCCTGGTCACCCCTGCACGGCGGTCTGCTGAGCGGGGCACTGCGCAAGCTGGCGCAGGGCACGGCCGTCAAGTCGGCCCAGGGCCGGGCGCAGGAGCTGTTGCCCACGCTGCGGGCCAACATCGAGGCGTACGAGAGGTTCTGCGACCGCATCGGGGAGAAGCCCGCGGAGGTCGGCCTGTCCTGGGTGCTGTCCCGGCCCGGGATCAGTGGCGCGGTGATCGGGCCGCGCACCGTC contains the following coding sequences:
- a CDS encoding NAD-dependent epimerase/dehydratase family protein, which translates into the protein MKLAAELLNQSKNTPKPLVVVLGASGFVGSAVVERLAALPVTVRAVARGVSPAPAEAVADIEGCQVDLARPGVLAGVVEGADAVIHLAAQVDGDRSWRAADERSERVNVGLMSDLVEAFEARNTPAPAVVFASTAQAGSSGGHPRAAYARQKIAAEELLREGSARGTVRGVVLRLSTVYGRSPLSGSPGRGVLAAMTRRALAGDPLTMWHDGSVERDFLHVRDAAHAFVTALDHLPRLQGGDWSVGSGHRARLDEVFRSLAATVAERTGRPPVPVLSVEPPDFAEAGDFHTPQCDPAAFSAVTGWSPAVPLPEGLEELVAAVVAAEASTSRDR
- a CDS encoding aldo/keto reductase — encoded protein: MSEDRKRTPYTRLGRSATLVSRLWLGTVNFSGRVEDADASRLLSEALGRGINCIDMADIYGWRVHKGHTEELVGRWLSKSGVRREDVLLATKVGEDMSDGVNDGGLSARHIVAACEQSLRRLDVDHIDLYQMHRLDRAAPWDEIWQAMDRLVTSGKVCYVGSSNFAGWNIAAAQETAMRRHSMGLVSEQSIYNLAVRRADAELIPAAQAYGVGVFAWSPLHGGLLSGALRKLAQGTAVKSAQGRAQELLPTLRANIEAYERFCDRIGEKPAEVGLSWVLSRPGISGAVIGPRTVEQLDSALRALDLVLGDAELAELDALFPVPGDVALPPGAGTGAG